One window from the genome of Echinicola vietnamensis DSM 17526 encodes:
- the hutH gene encoding histidine ammonia-lyase, translated as MIEVLEKQEAYRVGEMPVTLERIYRVVSEGKRLELSSAAIERIQQCRAYLDDKIYKDEAALYYGINTGFGYLQQVRIDRNEIQQLQYNLLQSHACGVGEKVPKELVRLMLLTKIESLSRGHSGVQLETVQRLVDFYNHDVLPVVYNQGSLGASGDLSPLSHLSLPLIGMGEVYFEGKVCPSAQVLEQFGWQPVTLRSKEGLSLINGTQFMLSYGVHITQRAEALFRWADLIAAISVDGFNGNLQPFNALIHRIRAHEGQVDTAASLRHYLEGSEIAQSKEKQVQDPYSFRCIPQVHGASKDTLAFVKGTFEREADSVTDNPNIFPDEDEILSGGNFHGQPLALAFDYLAIAMAEIGSISERRTYQLLSGQRGLPLFLVDDPGLHSGLMIPQYTAASVVSENKQLCTPASVDSIVSSNGQEDHVSMGANGATKCLRVLDNLEKILAIELLTAAQALEFRRPARSSEIVERLIGVYRDHVSFNAQDRVLSVDIKNTIKFLRDRSVEEFEK; from the coding sequence ATGATAGAGGTACTCGAAAAGCAAGAAGCGTATAGGGTTGGTGAAATGCCTGTTACCTTAGAGCGGATTTACCGCGTAGTGAGCGAAGGTAAGCGTTTGGAGCTTTCATCGGCTGCGATTGAGCGTATTCAGCAATGTCGCGCGTACTTGGATGATAAGATTTATAAGGATGAGGCGGCTTTGTATTACGGGATCAATACGGGGTTTGGCTATCTTCAGCAGGTGAGGATTGACCGAAATGAAATCCAGCAGCTCCAGTATAACTTATTGCAGTCCCATGCATGTGGAGTGGGAGAGAAGGTGCCGAAAGAATTGGTAAGGCTGATGTTGTTGACCAAGATAGAGTCCCTTTCCCGTGGGCATTCAGGTGTCCAGCTGGAAACGGTCCAGCGGTTGGTAGATTTTTATAACCACGATGTGTTGCCAGTGGTGTATAATCAAGGATCACTGGGGGCATCAGGTGATTTGTCACCGCTTTCACATTTAAGTTTGCCATTGATCGGAATGGGAGAGGTCTATTTCGAAGGGAAAGTGTGTCCCAGTGCACAGGTGCTGGAACAATTTGGCTGGCAGCCAGTGACGCTGCGTTCAAAGGAAGGGCTTTCACTGATCAACGGTACCCAGTTTATGTTGAGTTATGGCGTGCACATTACCCAAAGGGCTGAGGCGTTGTTTCGTTGGGCAGATTTGATCGCAGCCATTTCTGTGGACGGGTTTAATGGGAACCTACAGCCTTTTAATGCGCTTATTCACCGGATAAGGGCTCATGAGGGCCAGGTAGATACTGCGGCGAGTTTGCGACATTATTTGGAGGGAAGTGAGATTGCTCAGTCTAAGGAAAAGCAGGTGCAAGATCCGTATTCTTTTCGCTGCATCCCTCAAGTGCATGGTGCTTCAAAAGATACGCTTGCGTTTGTGAAAGGGACATTTGAGCGTGAAGCAGATTCTGTGACGGATAACCCTAATATCTTTCCTGATGAAGATGAGATTTTATCAGGCGGCAATTTCCATGGCCAGCCGCTTGCGTTGGCATTTGATTATTTGGCCATAGCGATGGCAGAAATCGGTAGTATATCTGAGCGAAGGACCTACCAGTTGCTTTCCGGTCAGCGTGGCCTTCCGTTGTTCTTGGTGGATGATCCGGGGCTGCATTCAGGGTTGATGATACCGCAATATACCGCTGCCTCTGTGGTGAGTGAAAACAAGCAGCTTTGTACGCCGGCTTCGGTGGATTCGATTGTTTCCTCAAATGGTCAGGAAGACCATGTCAGCATGGGCGCCAATGGCGCAACGAAATGCCTGCGTGTTTTGGACAACTTGGAAAAAATACTGGCTATAGAGTTGTTGACAGCTGCGCAGGCATTGGAATTTAGAAGGCCTGCAAGGAGTTCTGAAATTGTGGAGCGGTTGATAGGGGTATATCGAGACCACGTGAGTTTTAATGCTCAAGACAGGGTGTTGTCCGTGGATATTAAAAATACAATAAAGTTTTTAAGAGATAGGAGTGTCGAGGAGTTCGAAAAGTGA
- a CDS encoding NAD-dependent epimerase/dehydratase family protein, producing the protein MQTILGSGGVIANELARELRTYTTGIRLVSRNPQKINQDDETISADLTQADQVKKAVKGSSIVYLTVGLKYKARIWESAWPKIMRNVIEACTQHQSKLVFFDNIYMYDPNYIGHMSEDTPIRPVSRKGAVRAKIADMVLESTSKGNLEAIIARSADFYGPHITLNSILTELAFKPLAKGGTAKWLGDAHQPHAFTFTPDAGKALALLGNTEDAYNQVWHLPTASNPPTGKEWIYLIAKEMSKSPKYQVLAPWFFSVSGLFVPFMRELKEMLYQYERPYVFDSTKFQENFFFKPTKYRDGIKNIIHEEFPSLEKKMDDIRY; encoded by the coding sequence ATGCAAACTATACTTGGATCAGGAGGAGTTATCGCAAATGAATTGGCCAGGGAACTGAGAACTTACACCACTGGCATTAGGCTTGTCAGCCGAAACCCTCAAAAAATCAACCAAGATGATGAGACCATCTCGGCAGACCTCACCCAAGCTGATCAGGTCAAGAAAGCCGTAAAGGGCAGCAGTATTGTCTACCTGACGGTAGGGCTTAAATACAAGGCACGCATTTGGGAGTCTGCCTGGCCAAAAATAATGCGCAATGTCATTGAAGCCTGTACGCAACACCAATCAAAACTTGTCTTTTTTGACAATATATACATGTACGACCCCAACTATATTGGTCATATGTCAGAGGATACGCCTATCCGGCCTGTCAGCAGAAAAGGTGCGGTCAGGGCAAAAATTGCGGATATGGTTTTGGAAAGTACTAGCAAAGGGAATCTGGAAGCCATCATTGCAAGATCTGCAGATTTCTACGGTCCACATATCACATTAAACAGCATCCTAACAGAGCTGGCATTTAAACCGCTTGCAAAAGGGGGAACCGCTAAATGGCTCGGCGATGCCCACCAACCACATGCCTTCACCTTTACACCAGATGCAGGGAAAGCCCTTGCCCTACTCGGGAATACTGAAGATGCCTATAACCAGGTATGGCACCTCCCCACCGCTTCCAATCCTCCCACAGGAAAAGAATGGATCTATCTGATCGCAAAGGAAATGAGCAAATCTCCGAAGTACCAGGTATTGGCTCCTTGGTTTTTTTCTGTTTCCGGACTGTTTGTTCCTTTCATGCGAGAGCTGAAAGAAATGCTCTATCAATACGAAAGGCCCTATGTCTTTGACAGCACCAAATTCCAAGAAAATTTCTTCTTTAAACCGACCAAATACCGGGATGGGATTAAAAACATCATTCATGAGGAATTCCCAAGCTTGGAAAAGAAAATGGATGATATACGCTATTGA
- a CDS encoding sigma-54-dependent transcriptional regulator, with protein MPKILIIDDEKVIRSTLKEILEYEDYEIHEAQDGVEGLKKIESQDFDLVLCDIKMPKMDGLEVLDKVYQSDKQPQFIMISAHGSIESAVEATKKGAFDFIPKPPDLNRLLLTVRNALEKKDLVTETKVLKKKLSKKLDMVGESAAILQVKETIEKVAPTDARVLITGPNGTGKELVAHWLHQKSGRNKSPFIAVNCAAIPAELIESELFGHEKGAFTSANKQRQGKFEQANGGTIFLDEIGDMSLSAQAKVLRALQEHKISRVGGDKDIKIDVRVLAATNKDLKKEIEENNFREDLYHRLSVILIQVPALKDRKEDIPLLVDRFLEDIAKEYGTTKKDIDDKAIAKLQEYPWTGNIRELRNVVERLIILGGKTISLEDIKKYADF; from the coding sequence ATGCCAAAAATCCTGATTATCGATGATGAAAAAGTCATCAGGTCTACGCTCAAAGAAATTTTAGAATATGAAGATTATGAAATCCATGAAGCACAGGATGGTGTAGAAGGTCTTAAGAAGATAGAAAGCCAGGATTTCGACTTGGTGCTTTGTGATATCAAAATGCCTAAAATGGATGGATTGGAGGTATTGGACAAAGTCTATCAATCGGATAAACAGCCGCAATTCATCATGATATCCGCACATGGCTCGATTGAATCGGCGGTGGAAGCAACCAAAAAAGGTGCCTTTGACTTTATCCCCAAACCTCCAGACCTCAACAGGCTACTGCTCACGGTCAGAAATGCCCTGGAGAAAAAGGACTTGGTGACCGAAACCAAAGTCCTTAAGAAAAAACTGTCCAAAAAACTGGACATGGTGGGCGAATCTGCTGCTATTCTGCAAGTCAAAGAGACCATCGAGAAAGTAGCCCCAACCGATGCCCGCGTACTGATTACAGGCCCTAATGGCACAGGAAAAGAGCTCGTCGCCCATTGGCTTCATCAAAAAAGCGGCCGGAACAAATCCCCATTTATTGCGGTAAACTGCGCGGCCATTCCTGCTGAGCTCATTGAAAGTGAACTTTTTGGCCACGAAAAAGGTGCCTTTACCTCGGCCAACAAACAGCGCCAAGGGAAATTTGAACAGGCAAATGGAGGCACGATCTTCTTGGATGAAATAGGAGACATGAGCCTTTCTGCCCAGGCCAAAGTACTCCGAGCACTTCAAGAGCACAAGATTTCCAGGGTCGGTGGTGACAAAGACATCAAGATCGATGTACGCGTTTTAGCGGCGACCAATAAAGACTTAAAAAAAGAAATTGAAGAGAACAATTTCCGGGAAGACCTCTACCATCGCCTCAGCGTCATCCTTATTCAAGTACCGGCGCTAAAGGACCGAAAAGAGGACATCCCACTTTTGGTGGACCGCTTTTTAGAGGACATTGCGAAAGAATATGGCACTACCAAAAAAGACATTGACGATAAGGCCATTGCAAAATTGCAGGAATACCCGTGGACTGGAAATATCCGGGAGCTTAGAAACGTGGTAGAAAGGCTGATTATACTGGGAGGAAAAACAATTTCACTTGAAGACATAAAAAAATACGCTGATTTTTGA
- a CDS encoding coenzyme F390 synthetase yields the protein MNYFKSFSEQVQGMNPSDFDSLAMELFRYQAKENTTYKAYLDARGVNPVEVKAVGEIPFLPIRFFKSHKVVSGPEEGFESFYSSSGTTGQITSRHFIWSEEFYLKHSQKLFEEVYGSLEEFHVLALLPAYLERKGSSLVAMADHFIKQSGSDQSGFYLYNYDVLIDRLYHLKQLKDGKRVLLLGVTFALLDLAEQFGEDFPEMDHLIVMETGGMKGRRKEMIREAVHENLSKAFKQLRIHSEYGMTELMSQAYSQGNGKYQLPASMRVMLRDVNDPLSWSPRKQGGINIIDLANFHSCAFIETQDLGRFDDEGMLEVLGRFDNSEIRGCNLMVN from the coding sequence ATGAATTATTTCAAAAGTTTTTCTGAGCAAGTACAGGGCATGAATCCGAGTGATTTTGATTCGTTGGCCATGGAGCTGTTTCGCTATCAGGCCAAAGAAAATACGACCTACAAGGCCTATTTGGATGCTCGGGGGGTCAATCCAGTTGAAGTGAAAGCTGTAGGTGAGATCCCTTTCTTGCCGATCCGTTTTTTTAAATCACATAAGGTGGTGAGTGGGCCTGAGGAAGGGTTTGAATCGTTTTATTCCAGTAGTGGGACCACTGGGCAGATTACCAGCAGGCATTTTATCTGGTCTGAGGAGTTTTACCTGAAGCATTCCCAAAAGCTGTTTGAGGAAGTGTACGGTTCACTGGAGGAGTTTCATGTGCTGGCCTTGTTACCGGCTTATTTGGAGCGAAAGGGGAGTTCCCTGGTAGCGATGGCTGATCATTTTATCAAGCAATCAGGCTCCGACCAATCGGGATTCTATTTGTACAATTACGATGTGCTGATCGATCGGCTTTATCACCTGAAGCAATTGAAGGACGGGAAAAGGGTGTTGTTGCTGGGCGTAACGTTTGCTTTGTTGGATTTGGCCGAGCAGTTTGGGGAAGATTTTCCAGAAATGGACCATTTAATCGTGATGGAGACGGGAGGAATGAAAGGGAGAAGAAAGGAGATGATTCGAGAAGCGGTTCATGAAAATCTCTCCAAAGCATTCAAACAGCTTAGGATCCATTCCGAGTACGGCATGACAGAGCTGATGTCACAGGCATATTCGCAGGGAAATGGTAAATATCAACTGCCTGCGAGCATGCGGGTAATGCTGCGGGATGTCAATGATCCCTTGTCTTGGAGCCCTAGGAAACAAGGGGGTATTAACATAATTGACTTGGCCAATTTCCATTCATGTGCCTTTATTGAGACACAGGATTTGGGTCGGTTTGATGATGAAGGAATGTTGGAAGTGCTTGGAAGATTCGATAATAGTGAAATCAGAGGATGCAATTTAATGGTGAATTAA
- a CDS encoding LysR substrate-binding domain-containing protein encodes MELRQVKYFLVLAEELHFRKAAERLFIVQPALSKQIKLLEEELGTALLKRDKRNVQLTAAGEYFQKETKAIIDQLELIKSHTRLVQEGEKGEIRIGYVGSCIHTFLPDVLTEMHQSHPHIQTYLNEMTSRTQLEAIKNGELDIAFLRNPYPQPQYGSQLVYREPFSIVLPQNHPIGPENFKEMAQLATEEFILPTQADGELYYRLQLSICEDSGFSPHIAHETVHGHTVLNLVDHGLGITFLPSSFKNVSNAAVKFIPLPDIPQKAEITALWNKENPNPSLQKLLRFIPSIR; translated from the coding sequence ATGGAATTAAGGCAAGTAAAATATTTCTTGGTACTGGCAGAGGAGCTGCATTTCCGAAAAGCAGCTGAGCGGTTGTTTATTGTCCAGCCCGCCCTTTCCAAGCAGATCAAATTATTGGAAGAAGAACTGGGAACAGCATTGCTCAAAAGGGATAAACGTAACGTACAGCTTACCGCTGCCGGTGAATACTTTCAAAAAGAGACAAAAGCCATCATTGACCAATTGGAGCTCATAAAAAGCCATACCAGACTGGTACAAGAAGGCGAAAAGGGTGAAATCCGGATTGGCTACGTGGGATCATGCATCCATACGTTTTTGCCTGATGTCCTTACCGAAATGCACCAGTCCCATCCACACATCCAAACGTATCTAAACGAAATGACCAGCCGGACCCAATTAGAGGCGATCAAAAACGGAGAGCTTGACATTGCCTTCTTGAGAAACCCTTATCCTCAACCCCAATACGGAAGTCAGCTGGTTTACAGAGAACCGTTTTCAATTGTACTTCCTCAAAACCACCCTATCGGCCCTGAAAACTTCAAAGAAATGGCCCAATTGGCAACGGAAGAATTTATCCTCCCCACCCAAGCAGACGGGGAATTATATTACAGGCTGCAACTGAGCATCTGTGAGGACAGTGGTTTCTCACCACACATTGCCCACGAAACCGTCCATGGACACACTGTGCTAAACCTCGTGGACCACGGCTTGGGCATCACCTTCCTACCTTCTTCTTTCAAGAATGTTTCCAATGCCGCCGTGAAGTTCATCCCTTTGCCCGATATTCCCCAAAAGGCAGAAATCACGGCTCTTTGGAACAAGGAAAACCCTAACCCAAGCCTACAAAAACTCCTTCGCTTCATTCCTTCCATTCGCTGA
- the ald gene encoding alanine dehydrogenase — translation MIIGIPKEIKNNENRVALTPAGAQELVKRGHTVYVQHTAGEGSGFPDHLYEEAGAKILPTIEETYRIAEMIMKVKEPIEPEYDLVREDQLLFTYFHFASHEPLTNAMIKSKSVCLAYETVEKAGGGLPLLVPMSEVAGRMATQKGANYLEKPLGGKGILMGGVPGTLPAKVLILGGGVVGTQAAWMAAGMKADVTILDVSLPRMRYLSDVMPANVKTRMSNEYNIRELIKTADLIIGAVLIPGAKAPHLITRDMLKEMQPGTVLVDVAVDQGGCIETCKPTTHQDPTFTIDGVLHYCVANMPGAVPYTSTIALTNATLPYAIQLADKGWKKASKENKELALGLNVVKGDVVYKAVAEAFDLPFIAVEKHLVD, via the coding sequence ATGATCATAGGGATACCCAAAGAGATTAAAAACAACGAAAACAGAGTTGCCTTAACACCTGCTGGCGCTCAAGAACTGGTCAAAAGAGGCCATACCGTATATGTCCAACACACGGCTGGCGAAGGCAGCGGCTTCCCTGACCATCTCTACGAAGAAGCTGGAGCCAAAATCCTGCCCACTATCGAGGAAACTTACCGCATCGCTGAGATGATCATGAAGGTGAAAGAACCCATCGAACCAGAATATGATTTGGTACGAGAAGACCAGCTTTTGTTCACCTATTTCCACTTTGCTTCGCACGAACCACTGACCAATGCCATGATCAAAAGCAAGTCGGTTTGCTTGGCGTATGAAACCGTGGAAAAAGCAGGAGGAGGCCTTCCTTTACTTGTCCCTATGTCAGAAGTAGCTGGTAGAATGGCTACCCAAAAAGGTGCAAATTACCTAGAAAAACCATTGGGAGGAAAAGGAATCCTGATGGGCGGAGTACCCGGTACGTTACCCGCCAAAGTCCTGATTTTAGGCGGAGGGGTAGTAGGAACTCAAGCCGCTTGGATGGCCGCCGGGATGAAAGCCGACGTCACCATTCTGGATGTTTCCCTTCCTCGAATGAGATACCTTTCTGACGTCATGCCTGCCAATGTAAAAACCAGAATGTCCAATGAATACAACATCCGGGAATTGATTAAAACAGCCGACCTGATCATCGGGGCCGTCCTGATCCCAGGAGCCAAGGCGCCGCACCTTATCACCAGGGACATGCTGAAGGAAATGCAGCCTGGAACAGTATTGGTCGATGTTGCGGTGGATCAGGGTGGATGTATCGAAACCTGCAAACCTACCACACACCAAGACCCTACTTTCACCATCGACGGCGTACTACATTATTGCGTGGCCAATATGCCTGGAGCCGTTCCTTACACATCGACGATCGCCCTGACTAACGCCACCCTTCCGTATGCCATCCAATTGGCCGACAAGGGCTGGAAAAAAGCCTCAAAAGAAAACAAAGAGCTGGCTTTAGGACTAAACGTAGTAAAAGGCGATGTGGTTTACAAGGCTGTGGCCGAAGCATTCGACCTCCCTTTTATCGCTGTAGAAAAACACTTGGTTGACTAA
- a CDS encoding DUF3109 family protein gives MILVGNAVLSDDLKEHFFVCNLEKCKGACCVEGDAGAPLEDDETKVLEELYPKIKKYLTPQGIKAIEEQGTWVIDQEGEKGTPTINNRECAYALRDENGTLKCGIEEAHIQGEIDYKKPLSCHLYPVRVTKYDEYDALNYDRWDICSPACGLGKELNVPIYKFVKDALIRKYGVAWYEELVADIEGK, from the coding sequence ATGATACTAGTAGGCAATGCAGTGCTCAGTGATGACCTCAAGGAACATTTCTTCGTTTGCAACTTGGAGAAATGTAAGGGGGCTTGCTGTGTGGAAGGAGATGCTGGGGCTCCTTTGGAGGATGATGAGACCAAGGTTTTGGAAGAACTCTATCCTAAGATTAAAAAATACCTTACCCCGCAAGGCATTAAGGCTATAGAAGAGCAAGGTACTTGGGTGATCGACCAAGAAGGTGAAAAAGGCACTCCTACGATCAACAACCGAGAATGTGCATATGCCTTGAGAGATGAAAATGGAACCTTGAAATGTGGCATTGAAGAGGCGCATATCCAAGGGGAAATAGATTATAAAAAACCGCTAAGCTGTCACCTATATCCAGTACGCGTGACCAAGTACGACGAATATGATGCCCTGAATTATGACCGATGGGATATTTGCAGCCCCGCATGTGGTTTGGGTAAAGAACTGAACGTGCCTATTTATAAATTCGTGAAAGATGCACTGATCCGGAAGTACGGAGTCGCGTGGTACGAGGAGTTGGTGGCTGACATTGAGGGGAAGTAG
- a CDS encoding alpha-ketoacid dehydrogenase subunit alpha/beta: MIELETLPTHKVKLDLEKDQILFDYKIVQQSRQASLMGRKEVFMGKAKFGIFGDGKELAQVVMARYFKKGDWRSGYYRDQTFMLAIEELKLQEYFAQLYAHTVVEEEPASGGRLMNGHFATRSLNEDGTWKDIRNTKNSGGDISPTAGQVPRLIGLGYASKLFKENEALQRLEQFKGLGKEIAWGTIGNASCAEGMFLETINAAGVLQIPLVLSVWDDDYGISVPNEFQTTKGSISEALAGYQRTEEKPGVEIIVAKGWDYESLHAAYRKAETLAREASVPSLVHVIEMTQPQGHSTSGSHERYKSKERLQWEADHDCNMMFRSYILENGLATEEELDEIDKEAVRFVREQKDKAWKSFTEDIKSDLKTVVGLIKEAAGQSKQQNALNQLADDLAKTLNPIRKDVFGAVRKTLLLMRFDAEEARGPLKAWYEEQKKRNYDRYNSHLYSESEEGSQHVQVIAPVYTEQSPTVDGREVLQACFDQMLSNDPRVFAFGEDVGKIGDVNQAFAGLQEKHGELRVTDTGIREMTIIGQGIGTALRGLRPIAEIQYLDYIYYALMTLTDDLACLHYRTKGGQKAPMIVRTRGHRLEGVWHSGSPMSAILGSLRGLLVCVPRNMTQAAGMYNTLLRSDEPALMIECLNAYRQKELMPTNVGEFTVPLGRPEVLREGTDITVVTYGAMCRIVLDAAEQLVEYGVSVEVIDVQTLLPFDVDHVILESIKKTSRVIFADEDVPGGASAYMMQQVLEKQKAYYQLDSEPVTLSAQPHRPAYSSDGDYFSKPSVDDVIEKAYLIMHEVDPISYPMW; encoded by the coding sequence ATGATAGAATTGGAAACGTTACCAACACATAAGGTTAAGCTAGATTTAGAAAAGGATCAAATTTTATTTGATTACAAGATTGTTCAGCAAAGTCGCCAAGCTTCCCTGATGGGGAGGAAGGAAGTCTTTATGGGCAAGGCTAAATTTGGAATCTTCGGTGACGGCAAGGAGCTGGCGCAAGTGGTCATGGCGCGCTACTTCAAGAAGGGAGATTGGCGGTCCGGTTATTATCGAGACCAGACGTTTATGCTGGCAATCGAGGAGCTGAAGTTGCAGGAATATTTTGCCCAGCTGTACGCACATACCGTCGTTGAGGAAGAGCCAGCTTCTGGTGGACGGTTGATGAATGGACATTTTGCCACTCGTTCGTTAAATGAAGATGGCACATGGAAAGATATTAGAAATACCAAAAACTCAGGTGGTGATATTTCACCTACTGCCGGCCAGGTTCCCAGGTTGATCGGTTTGGGGTATGCCTCGAAATTATTTAAAGAGAATGAAGCCCTTCAGAGGCTTGAGCAATTTAAAGGACTGGGAAAGGAAATTGCCTGGGGGACCATCGGTAATGCTTCTTGTGCAGAAGGGATGTTCTTGGAGACGATCAATGCGGCAGGGGTCTTACAGATACCATTGGTTCTTTCGGTATGGGACGATGATTATGGGATTTCTGTACCCAACGAATTTCAGACGACCAAAGGCAGTATTTCAGAAGCCTTGGCAGGATACCAAAGAACGGAAGAGAAACCCGGAGTAGAAATTATTGTTGCCAAAGGTTGGGATTATGAATCCCTTCATGCAGCTTATAGGAAGGCCGAAACATTGGCCAGGGAAGCATCTGTTCCTTCACTGGTTCATGTGATCGAAATGACCCAGCCACAAGGGCATTCTACCTCTGGATCCCATGAACGCTACAAATCCAAGGAGCGGTTGCAGTGGGAAGCAGATCATGACTGTAATATGATGTTCCGGTCCTACATTTTGGAAAATGGTCTTGCCACCGAGGAAGAACTTGACGAGATCGATAAAGAGGCGGTGCGTTTTGTGCGCGAGCAGAAGGATAAAGCTTGGAAGTCTTTTACCGAAGATATAAAATCAGACCTTAAGACCGTCGTAGGCCTGATTAAGGAGGCCGCTGGCCAAAGCAAGCAGCAAAATGCCCTCAATCAGCTGGCCGATGACCTTGCCAAAACCTTGAATCCCATTCGTAAAGATGTGTTTGGTGCCGTCCGCAAGACATTGTTATTGATGCGATTTGATGCGGAGGAGGCAAGAGGTCCCCTGAAAGCATGGTATGAAGAGCAGAAAAAGCGTAATTATGATCGCTACAATAGTCATTTGTACAGCGAGTCCGAAGAAGGGAGTCAGCATGTTCAAGTCATTGCCCCGGTTTACACCGAGCAATCTCCAACGGTGGATGGCAGAGAGGTCTTGCAAGCATGCTTTGATCAAATGCTCAGCAATGATCCCCGGGTGTTTGCTTTTGGGGAAGATGTGGGGAAGATAGGAGATGTTAACCAGGCTTTTGCGGGACTCCAAGAAAAGCACGGGGAGCTTCGGGTAACCGATACGGGAATCCGTGAAATGACGATTATTGGTCAGGGAATCGGGACTGCTTTGCGTGGATTACGCCCTATTGCTGAGATTCAGTATTTGGATTATATCTATTATGCACTGATGACCTTGACGGATGATTTGGCCTGTTTGCACTATCGGACGAAGGGTGGTCAGAAAGCCCCAATGATTGTCAGAACCAGAGGGCATCGACTTGAGGGAGTTTGGCATTCTGGCTCGCCTATGAGTGCCATTTTGGGCAGTTTGAGAGGGCTGTTGGTGTGTGTGCCCCGAAACATGACGCAGGCCGCTGGAATGTATAATACTTTGTTAAGAAGTGATGAGCCGGCACTGATGATTGAGTGCCTCAATGCTTATCGCCAAAAAGAACTGATGCCTACCAACGTAGGTGAGTTTACGGTGCCGCTGGGAAGACCTGAAGTGCTTCGTGAAGGGACGGATATTACCGTGGTGACTTACGGGGCGATGTGCCGCATTGTATTGGATGCTGCCGAGCAATTAGTGGAATACGGGGTTTCAGTGGAGGTCATTGATGTCCAAACACTGTTGCCTTTTGATGTGGATCATGTCATTTTGGAATCCATTAAAAAGACCAGCCGAGTTATTTTTGCAGATGAGGATGTTCCAGGAGGAGCTTCCGCCTATATGATGCAGCAGGTGTTGGAAAAACAAAAAGCTTATTACCAGCTGGATTCTGAGCCAGTGACGCTGTCTGCTCAGCCTCACCGTCCTGCTTATTCATCAGATGGGGATTATTTCTCCAAACCGAGCGTGGATGATGTGATCGAAAAAGCTTATCTAATCATGCACGAAGTGGACCCCATAAGCTATCCAATGTGGTAA